ttaatagatatagaccacaagatttaatatagaagTAGATcccgcagatccaaaagttatgccagtgcgtgatatttagactaaacgtttaaagtttgccccaatgacaagttgtgtctatacttgtcagtttaatttcattattaggtaatataaagacttagtcaaatgtatcggggacgttactcccgataggcctacccccaataattaagaatgcattcaacgagcaattaaaaatatcactgtagggactttgttggacatagccaggtatagcatagtttaacagttggtacttgtgtctaacgtataaaacagttataaaagttgcgcatgtattctcagcccaaaaatatatgtaaaaagggagctatgaaaacttacgatacgatatgatagtttgtagtaaatatgtgtatgatggcactgaacaagtgcagagttgtcctcggattcacgaacctatatcaagtatatatattaacacatatactcgtaatcgaataagttttatatatatatatatatatatatatatatatatatatatatatatatatatatactgttatgTATATATTctacatataagtatttatttgataaaatattattaataatgttaatgaataaagagttgtattattttgtaataataataatactggtagtaaaaatgataataatcataataaggtgtaaaattaataataataattataataattgtaaaagtgaaagttcttataataattaaaatgttatatgtttatagtagtaatgatattaataatttttgtaatatcaacaataataatcatagtattagtaataataagagtgatattagtagtaaaaattataataatactatagtGTTAACGatagaaaaaataataatttttgtaaaaatgataatactttttaataataataatgctaataaagatagtcatattagtaataataataatgataacattaataataatacttatataaaatgacactagtactaataacaatgataataatagtttgtaatgttttcaaaataataataataataataattctaatcataataatgatagtaatatttaaaacgtaataataatgatagttttaataataccaataattataatgataatactaataattataataataatactagtaataccaataatacttttaatagtagtaacaataataataataatattagtaataataataataataataataatagtaataataataataataataataataataataatgaaataataataataataataatgataataataataataataataataataataataataataataatagtaatagtaatagtaaaagtatacctcacaagaataggttttaaaaaaataaactgccattaccgggactcgaacccgcgacctctcgctcaccgcaATAACACTTGACCATTACTCCATATCAGTTTATCTGATTTAACtccaaactaaattatatttaaccAGACTATCTATCTGTTTCTTCTCCTTCTTCATTAACCATCGACCAGGAACATTCAAGTTTTATAACAAAGAGTTTATATTTTGAATTAGACTGTAGCAAAGAATTGAAACTATGAAATGTAATTGTTATTGTTTTccaaagaattaaaaaaaaaaataaatagcaGATGTATCTGCTGTTTAAAAAAAACGAAGAACACCTAAATCGAATATCGAATTCTAGagtgttttagacaaaatttacaacatgaaataggtgCTAAATCCTTATTAGAAACTATAGGAACCCTTAATTTAATCTGAAACTTCAAATATAAATCGAATTTTAGGATGAACACATCGGTTGACTTTTAAAATTTTTAAGTTTGACTCGTAAATTGGAACACGATATAATGAATTGGGTTTTGGGATTTTACAAGAAGCTTGTTTAGAGGATTCCAAACACGACTAcatttatagaatttgaaattggattcGATTCCTGGGTTTTGGTAAATTAAGTCAATAACAGGATacagtttatttatttttttatttaattcctATTTTAATTCAACAAATGCAGTTGGATTTATATGATCAACTAATAATACTTTGTTTTTGTATCAAAATTTAAGTCGACAGGAACAAGATCATTACCAGTAGAGATTAAACAAAATTGCAcgatttaaataaaaaataaaaaatggcgacaggaatatatataaaaaaatatcacGATTAAAAAAATAAAGAAGCAGATATGATGATTTGGAAATCtcaattagtaaaaaaaaatattaacagcAGCTTAAACCTAATTAGGTATATGTCATTTTTTTATTACTGATTaaacaattttattaataataataattatattaataatcctaataataataataacaaataataatattattaatggtaatgataataaaaatgatgataataatattaatatgacaatattaataataaaattgataactttaattataattaataataatgataataataataataataataataattataataataattgtaatacaatgataataatgataatactcattatataatgttaataatactattaataataatattattaataataagttgtattaataataatgatatttataacaatcttattacttttagtaaaagtgataatattaatgttattaataattaataataataataacattagtaatagttgtaataataatacttgtaaatgatgattaaataataataataatattaatataacaaattaatattaatacataattatttacaaataatggttcgtgaatcgttggaatcatATCGAAGTTAGGttcaaattttgtcgaaaatttcctgaTTGTTATAAAAATAACACTAAAAAATAATTGAACTGGACCGGGCTTAACCGAATTGAACATAAATGGTACAATCCTCGATCCGACCTTTTACTACATATTAGGACTTGCGACAACCGAATTGAACATAAATGGTACAATCCTCGATCCGACCTTTTACTACATATTAGGACTTGCGACAGAACCGAACAAAACTAGTTTGGTCCGGTTCTGTACCATGAACATCCCTAAGAGCTATATCATGCATATGTAATATGAAAACAAGCACACGAAATGTaatttacttaaaatatataattaatcaaCAATAGATCCATGCCATTTGCGTCACACTTtacatctatttattattattatctcattCAAATCTAACCGTTTTCAATGTTTCGTCTGCATGTTGTGTCACATAAGATATAGTATTTGATAAACGTAGACAAGTCATGGTGGACAATATAATAATATGGTGTACtccataaatcatatatatacacacaaacaaCCATAAAATAATAGTCAACATACCCCGCCATCTCATTATAAATATGGTGTACTCCATAATCATATCTACACACAACCAACCATAAAATCAACATGGTTCCTATTTTTGTAATTCTCTCCATCGTTGCATTCATATGGATTACTAAAATAGTCTTTGAAAAAAATAGAAACTTACCCCCTAGCCCATTCCCATGCTTACCCATAGTTGGTCATCTTTATCTAGTCAAAAGCCCTCTTCATCGAGCCTTAGGTAAAGTCTCGAACCGTTATGGTCCAGTACTCATGCTTCAGTTTGGTAGCCGTAAAACCCTGTTGGTTTCATCTCCAGACGCCGTAGAAGAGTGTCTAACTACCAACGATATTGCTTTCGCTAACCGTCCTCATTTGCTTGCTGGAAAACACTTTGGGTATGACTACACCACCCTTCCTTGGTCAAGTTACGGTGATCATTGGCGTAACCTACGTCGTATAGCCACCCTTGAGCTTTTTTCAGCTCATCGGGTACAAACCTTGAACTCGGTTCGTGCAGAAGAAGTGAGGCTCTTGGCTAAAAAGGTGTATGAAAGTGCGATAAAAGGTAATGGAATAGTGGAGATGAAATCCATGTTTTTTGAGCTCATGTTGaatgtaatgatgatgatgattgctgGGAAAAGGTATTATGGTGATTCGGTGTCGGATGTGCAAGAGGGACAACGGTTTAAAGCGATTGTAAAGGAAACGTTCGTGTTGATGGAGACAACCAATGTTTCGGATTATTTGCCATGGTGGAAGTGGTTGGGAGGAAGGGCGTTAGAGAAAAGATTCGTCGACTTGAGAAAGATAAGAGATAAGTTTATGCAAGATTTGTTAGACGAACAAAAACGAAAACTAATTTGTGGCTCCGAACAAGAAAGGGAAATCGAGAAAAAGGATGAGAAGAAGAATTTGATTCAGGTTCTGTTAATGTTGAAAAAAAATGAACCTGAATATTACAAGGATCAAGTTATTAAAGGATTAATGCAGGTAAATACCTAGCTAAGATTAATTTGAATATTCAAGAGGGTTTTTTTTTATTCATATATTATACTCTAGTTAGTCCCAAAATTACTGTCCAGCTTTGATTTTTTAAGTATTTCTTGTACATATTTTTGTTTGTGTTGTATATTATTTGAAGTACCTAAAATTTCAAGCTGAGTCTGTGTGCTTGATAGGTACTATTATCAGCAGGAACGGATACATCAAGTAGTACGATGGAATGGATGTTATCACATTTGTTAAATAACCCTGAAGTTCTAAAGAAAGCACGAGATGAGATCGATAGATATGTGGGCGAAGATCGACTATTTGATGAATCAGACATATCAAACCTTCCTTATCTACGCTGCATAATAAACGAGACTTTGCGAATGAACTCTCCTGGTCCGATTGTGTTTCATGAGTCTGGAAAGGACTGTACGGTAGGAGGGTACCACATACCAAGTGGGACCATGCTATTGATGAACGTGTGGGCCATGCATAATGATCCGAAGAATTGGGAAGAACCTAAGAAGTTTAAACCAGGGAGATTTATAGGGTTAGAAGGTTTAAAAGATGGGTATAAGTTAATGCCGTTTAGTGCTGGAAGGAGGAAATGTCCCGCAGAAAATTTGGCCACACGTATGGTCGGGTTGGCATTGGGTACGTTGATTCAATGCTTTGATTGGGAACGAACAAGCGATGAGATGATTGATATGACGGAAGGAACTGGATTGACTATGCCACGAGCTAAACCGTTGGTGGCAAAGTGTCAACCACGTCTAAAGATGGCTAAATTGCTATTTTAAATGCCAAAGAAATTATTATGTGTGTGTTTGTTGTATGTGTTTTTTGTTTGGTTCTTTCATAAATGATGAAAGTTCCATTGGTTATGTAGTTTTGTTTTTCTCGCCAAAAAAATGTCGTACTGTATCATATTGTATCATCTATACAATATTTGTATTTTAGATTTTAGAAGTAGGACGAATCATAACAGTAGTAACTTTTTTTTTGATTAAAACAGATAGACAGAACAGGAAACAGAACCATCATGGATTGATATATCGATCTTATATGTACTAAAACTGGCAGAGTAAGGGAACGAATCAAAACATGGATGtcttatgcatatgaatataaactTAGAGCCACTTTTACTCCATTTGACAGGATCAACCCACAGTAATTGTTCACCTTTTCCACAACTGTTTTAGAGACAAAAATAAATCCATTCATAACTAAATGTAACAATAATAATCTGATTCAATATTAGTTAAAAGGTCATCGAATCTTAAAAAAGAGTATTTTTTTTCGGAAAAACCTAAGCaaaggagaacgagccgcgagagtgAGAACGAGCCGCATGAGGGAGAAAGAACCCGATTGAGGTTAAAATTTTAGCCCAATAAGCATATTCTTGGCCCAACGACAATAATCTGAttctatattttatattatttaagaAGTCACcgaatcttaaaaaaaaaatagtatcTCGACAGGAAAACCTAAACAAGGGAGAACGAGCTGCGAGAAAGAGAACATACCTGAGGTTAAAATTTTGCAGTGATGAGTAAATTGGTAAGGAATTAAAAGCTCATGCAGTAGATTAAAAAGACATCTACTGACTTCCAAATCAAAAATAGGTGATACATAGAATATTAGAACATcaccaaataataaaaattaaaggaGAAGTGGCTAAAATTACCCAACAACTGAGGCAGTATAGTAGTTGGTGACACAAAAGATGAAGATCAAATCTGATCATAAAAGATGAAACAAATCCcacataaaaaaaattaaaggtTCATATAGTTTCTTAAAGCATCACGAATCATGTACACAGGTACATGTGAATGAAGCTCCCTTCTCACCCTTACATAAACTGACCAATTATCGCGTTGAAGGCACATTCCAGTTTCTTCTTCTTTTCTGCAATCACATCAATTTCGGCTAGTTTATAGATTTCTAGCCACACCATTGCACCCTCAACCAAATCCTCCATCTTACTCAAATCTCTAGGATTTAGCATCATCCTGATGTTTTCATCATTCACTCTTCTTTTTCATTAGATAAATGTAATACTCCAAGTCGTTATAGGCTCCGACTCTCGCTCGGTAATTTTGATCCTCAACTTTAAATTTCTTTGCGTTATTCAACATCTTctcaatttcttcctttgaaagACTTCTCTTATCATTGGCTATTTTGATGCTTTCCATCTGACCAGTAGTCAATTCCTGGGCGGAAACTTTCAAAAGACCATCGACATCAATTTCAAACCTAACCTTTGCTTTTGAAACACCCCTAAGGGCAGCAGGAACATGAAGAGAAAATTCACCTAGCTTAATGTTGTCTGTTGCTTTACTTCTCTCTCCCTGAAAAACCATGATACCAATAGCAGTTTGGTAGTCCAAACATGTACTAACAATCTGCTCTCTCATAACAGGTATGGGAGTGTTTTTCGGGATGGCAACAGACATGACGTCCCCTAATACCATATAACCAAGTGAAAGAGGGGTGACATCCGACAACGTCAACTCTTGAACCATTTGATTGCCCTGACCACTAAGCTTTGCAGCCAAAGCAGCTGCACCATACGCAACAGCCTCATCGGGATTGATTGTCTTGCACAAGTCCTTACCTTCAAAAAACTCCTGCAACATTTGTTGAACCTTCGGAATCCTTGTCGACCCACCAACGAGAACCACCTCTTCCACCATTTCCTTCTTCCATTTTGCATCTTCAAGACAATTTTGTACAATTTCCATACATTTAATAAAAAAATTCACATTTAACTCCTCAAACTTAGCCCGAGTAATTTTTCCTGAAAAATCAACACCATCATACAAGCAGTCAATTTCTACCGTAGTAAAAGTTGTTGAAGAGAGAATCCTCTTTGCCCTCTCACAAGCCACCCTCAACCTCGCTAATGCTCTTGGATTCTTACTAATATCTTTCTTTTCTTTCCTATTAAATTCAGCAACAAAGTAATCCACCATTCGATTATCAAAATCCTCACCCCCTAAATGAGTGTCACCGCTAACAGCCTTAACCTCAAACTTCCCTTCTTTAATGGTAACAAGAGACACATCAAATGTACCACCACCTAAGTCAAATATAACCACATTTCTTACACCACCAATTTTAGCCTTTTTTCTTTTTCGAACTGCAGGATCCAATTTAGCCTTCTGGTCCAGACCATAAGCCATAGCGGCTGCAGTCGGTTCACTGATCAAGCGCAAAACATTAAGGCCAGCAATAGTAGCAGCATCTTTAGTAGCTTGTCGTTGTAAATCATCAAAATAAGCGGGAACAGTGATGACTGCTGATGTCACATTATCATTAAGGTATGTGTCAGCTGTCTCTTTCATCTTTGTTAGTACCATGGATGAAGTTTCTTCAGCAGAAATCAGCTTTGTAACACCCTGATACGTTACTTCAATCATTGGCTTACATTTTCTCCTTCTACAATCTTAAAAGGCCAAACTTTCATGTCACTTTGTACATTATCATCAGAGTACCTCCTTCCAATTAGTCTTTTAGCATCTGCAAAGTTCAATGATCAACATATACTATAAGTAGCCGTACCGTATGTTAACCTTATTCATGAAAGTGTTCTAAAATAATAAATTGGTACTAGTATCAAACCATCGATTAACTACCTTTTTACATAACAGATATGATCAAAAATATACAATAAAAACAATTATACCGAAAACCGTGTTTGTAGGGTTCCTGGTGATTTGGTTCTTTGTTGCGTCGCCAATCAAACGGTCCGAGTCAGTAAAAGCAACGCACGAAGGAGTGGTTCGATTGCCTTGTTCATTAGGGATGACTTCAATGCGATTGTTTTGCCAAACAGCAACGCATGAGTACGTCGTCCCTAAATCAATTCCGACTGCCGGTGTTCTTGCCATATGGCCTTCGATAAACACAAGCAGAGATAGAGGTTTAATTATTGTTTTGAAATTTATTAGATTATACTAGCAGAAACGTGAATAATGAATGAATGTGATGGCAGTATGCTAACATACTACGACATACAACAGTTTTCATATCTTAATAAATATAATTGATATCACATATATTCATATCCATATGACAATAAATTGTACGTACCAGAAATTAATATGAAAGTGATTGAGTTAGAAACACTACCGACAAAGATTGATTGATCCTAAGTAGCCAGGGGAAGGATCGTAGTCCTTAGAAGTTGAGCAGAAAGCCAGAAAGAAACGTGGAAGAGATAACGATAATAGGCCCTAGCTAGGGTTTTTATATAGGCATAATCCCATAAGTCACCCTGCCATttgattttctttttattttttaattttatttattcatatattaattattatttactatttactatctctcttctctctttatttatttatttatttattatttattatttactaaCGTCAATATTTTACCAATCGCTTTCAATTCCTTACTTACGGGAAACAATAGCGTAGCTTGATCTCTGATCAAGCCAAAATTGACATGAGTGCAAAAATGTGAAGTGACTAACCTTCGAAAGGGGTTCCTTCGGTTCACGTGATGAATATGAAGGGTGTTGTGGTGGTTGACTTTTGCCGAGCCTACAAGGTGAGCTTAGAAGAGTGATCAGCGATGGTAAGTATTTGTTGATTGTGTCCCGAATGTGTGATTATGAGTTGTATTTATAGGCATAAAATGGCGGTTACCAAGGATAACCACCATTAGCCCACTAACCCACGATTACCACTCATGGAATCCTCTAATCATGCCCACTACCTGCTCCACGTTCTCCTAATTTGTCTGATGGGCGAACAACCAAGCAAACCAAGTCAAATGATTAACGGTACGCTACGGGTGGCGTAGCGTATAAATAATCGTGGCTTGAGGTTAAAAGTTGACTTAGCAGTAATACAGCCAGAAGCTGAAGCCAAGTGTCCAGCTAGGAGATACGCCATGCGTTGCACGTGATGGGCATGGCGGGACGtacgtcattaagtccccccagtttggttgGAATCGAATTACCTTTGATTGTAACCaaactaaattaaataaaataCTATAAAAACCCATCATTACTGACACGCCGTAATTGTCAAATCATGTCCCCCCAGGTTTAACAAGAGATGATCTCAGCAATTATTACTTTTTACAGCTGTAAAAATGAAATGTCTCAAATCCAACGGCTGTGGTTCGACTTTCCTGGACACGTGTCCGGTCAGGATCGAGGCCCATTAATTGGGCCCACGGTAAGCTAGCTCTATAAATACGGCGTTTTTAACTCCTCATTTTTACACCTTTCTCTCCGCCTCCTAATTTTTAAACAATTTCTTATTCGCTTTCTCAAAATGCGTGCCGGTTACTTCCGAAGGTAAAAAATTCTAAAAAATGTCTAAGGCTAACGTCGCTATAGAAAATACAACCGTCACGACGGAGCAGATGGAGAAATTCATAGATGAGTATCCAGTCCTGTGCGACGTACCGACCATGGTTGCGATTCCCGGGCAGCGTGCCAATGAGCCGCCGCAAAATTATTTTACCCTCTATTGGAAGGCGGTTGCATTAGGCAACTTATGTTTCCCGTTAAGCCCGTTTGTAGTGTCTGTATTAGAGCACTACCATATTGGCGTTTCACAACTACATCCACATGCGTGGCAGCGTGTCACTATTTTTGAGATGTTCTTCAGAGGACAAAACAGACCGGCAAGTTTGAACGTGTTTCAAGGGTGGTACACTTTCGAGAAAAAGTGCAACTTCACCACTAAGAAGTCTCTGTCCCTCCACGATTGGAGGGGCATGTTTTTATTTGCTCATACCGACCTGCTAGGCGAAGagcgatgaaaggacccgtcctaatccacctggacgaagtcaacaacatttggtcccattgcgatgatcggctccaagtaatgcccttatattgagcaaatgcacagcggaagacttaattcgtatctgagaataaacatactttaaattgtcaaccaaaaggttggtgagttcataggtttatcatgacaatcatttcaatatgttaatagaccacaagatttcataattataaacataatacactcgcaagtgtatgtaaaacattctaagtggttgagcacttggtaaccatacttaacatttaatcaacgtcgcatattccctttattatgaaatctcactacaccgtaccaagtgtagtcaccaaaacgaagtactgtgcaaccgttgaatactggtcgtccagtccgattggggttgtcaggcccgatagatctatcaacaggattcgcgtttacaatacccatgtaaatagtagttaccaagctacagggaaatatgccagtggtacaactcaacgtagaatatatttttaagtacttgtgtctattttgtaaacatttataaaagcagcgcatgtattctcagcccaaaaatatatattgcaaaagcaattaaaaagggagcaaatgaaactcactttttccttgaaggtatttaattcgacttggtctccgatagatatcacgaacctaaccatatatataatatatcaacatattttctttttaagtaatcgttacatatatatatatacttttaatacttttaatattttcttagtccgtagttagcagtccgatgttagtggtccacaattagttgcttaaataaaataaataaagaccccatcgtattcgtattgatcagaattaatctcgacccatggtaccatgttgtcaaatgacgtgttgcgtacacaaagtaccgtgttgtcaaatgacgtgttgcgtacaatcatgaggtcttatgattaatcttctcgtgttgtttacgggtggtcttgaaatatataaaatcaaatcataagtaattatatataaaatatcatattaattagaaaagatatcattaatttactttttctccaaatattttcgtagctaaactagcttcggatacccaatcttgttttagtcgcagtttcttcattacaactccgtttttgttggttcaacttgccacttccttggatcgagtcaaattttaagaatatgaactgaaaataccttagtttgtattcgaaatcataggttataggtcaaactttggtgaaacttatgaaagtgatcattttccatcataaaaacaacatttaatgatcatttttctaaaaatacttacactttgagttaaaccatgaaatttttatgtgttaacatattcataagaaatatcatttttccagaacatgaacttccaattcaaagttcaagatggtttttaattatccaacccaaaacagcccccggttgcactccgacgacgtagattcagtttttaagatgttctttgtaaaaccaagttatatcttgttaggttagcatataattataatatattacaggtcttgaagtgttttagaagtcaagttagaaggatctatttagtttgcgaacaagtttgaaatcattcaaactatgttcttgttgttaaaattttataccacaaaataagatagctatatgaatatgaattgaataagattatgaacaaggttactacctcaagttacttggacaaagttactacaaaagataagaaataatcttggaatcaaagagtggtggagttagatcaaaaggttggaagtaaacttcttcaaatgggtggttattttgatatgttcttgaaagagttttcttatggtgtttaaggcttgtaattgaagctaaatgatgggaaaaatgcttggagatgatcaagtatgaagttaggagtattttgagagagaaatgagggtttaggtatgagaaaatggagtgaagaaatggtgttcatttataaaaacgtttttagtttataaagaaagaaaatgattcctaattttgttttcttactaagaattcatactacttgacaaatcctagttacctcatatctagggcagtaataatgttgattaggatgttgatttgatgtgtatatatcaatagtaaatacgtatagaagctgggtatgatacgggtacatataccctagatatacgtatagaaatcttgaggaaacggaacgagaattcaaatatagctatcttttgtgaatatacttatattgttttatgtatttaagtccttaaaaagtgattaaatacattatatatacgatacatgtataagcattatagattataagtatatatatcaaagaatgttacgtatagttatcgttttgaaaacttaagttagtagtttcaaaatatacttataactcattgtcattagtacataacgagatgttaaaccatccttagatcatgttaaatatatataaatacatatatatacacaaacgtataattatcgtatgttatatagttcgtgatatcatcggtcatattggacggtcaaactttgtgtaaaactcttttcaaaaacataagtctcaacaatttggattgcttatcatgttggtatggtttaatttatgtaaatattaatctcataagtataatttggtcggaaaattctgggtcattacagtacctacccgttaaagaaatttcgtccccgaaatttgatagaggttgttatggataacaatacgaaggttttcatgacaaatataaggtgataatggagttttatcatcattgagtaatgtagataaaacgattcgattaggcgaagaatataaatgagactatcgtaaaagagtgagatgagtaaaatatattcgtcttaactgataatgctaaaaacgaacatatatttcatagcattattcctcaagaaagacaagcttttagttgcaattgttctatttacaagtgatattcgtttaaataataaaaggtgaagacaaaagacagattcgacgaattgaagacgcaaacgaccaaaaagctcaaaagtacaaaagacaatcaaagaggttccaattattgataagaaacgtctcgaaattacaagagtacaagattcaaaacgcaaaataca
The window above is part of the Rutidosis leptorrhynchoides isolate AG116_Rl617_1_P2 chromosome 1, CSIRO_AGI_Rlap_v1, whole genome shotgun sequence genome. Proteins encoded here:
- the LOC139882305 gene encoding cytochrome P450 81Q32-like yields the protein MVPIFVILSIVAFIWITKIVFEKNRNLPPSPFPCLPIVGHLYLVKSPLHRALGKVSNRYGPVLMLQFGSRKTLLVSSPDAVEECLTTNDIAFANRPHLLAGKHFGYDYTTLPWSSYGDHWRNLRRIATLELFSAHRVQTLNSVRAEEVRLLAKKVYESAIKGNGIVEMKSMFFELMLNVMMMMIAGKRYYGDSVSDVQEGQRFKAIVKETFVLMETTNVSDYLPWWKWLGGRALEKRFVDLRKIRDKFMQDLLDEQKRKLICGSEQEREIEKKDEKKNLIQVLLMLKKNEPEYYKDQVIKGLMQVLLSAGTDTSSSTMEWMLSHLLNNPEVLKKARDEIDRYVGEDRLFDESDISNLPYLRCIINETLRMNSPGPIVFHESGKDCTVGGYHIPSGTMLLMNVWAMHNDPKNWEEPKKFKPGRFIGLEGLKDGYKLMPFSAGRRKCPAENLATRMVGLALGTLIQCFDWERTSDEMIDMTEGTGLTMPRAKPLVAKCQPRLKMAKLLF